One genomic window of Salvia miltiorrhiza cultivar Shanhuang (shh) chromosome 4, IMPLAD_Smil_shh, whole genome shotgun sequence includes the following:
- the LOC131021704 gene encoding small GTPase LIP1-like isoform X1, giving the protein MFWRERMRENREENGGPPSGQVRVLVVGDSDFLIDQSIKIVIKIMRDRELQEGVGKTSLVHLIMTGSSIAQPPQTIGCSVSVKHITYGSSTNSSNNIRDDSDRDFFVELWDISGHERYKECQSLFYSQINGVVFVHDLSQRRTKISLNKWAAEISATGTFSAPLSSGGPGGLPVPYIVIGNKADISAKEGARGSSGSLVDVARQWVGRQGLQGLLPSSEELPLAESFPSSGGLLASAKEARYDKEALMKFFRMLIRRRYFPDELSGSTPWSAQVNRTFSGPGEISSDEDQQYKNSSTLGQPYKYDGLPPLPAQHNLTPPPTLYPQQPMSKPDSYNIPRFALANSEDIARTRSRRMDINV; this is encoded by the exons atgttttGGAGGGAGAGGATGAGGGAGAACAGAGAAGAAAACGGTGGTCCTCCTAGCGGGCAGGTTAGAGTTCTAGTTGTTGGAGATTCAG ATTTTTTGATCGATCAAAGCATTAAAATAGTGATCAAGATCATGCGAGATCGCGAATTGCAAGAAG GCGTGGGGAAAACTTCTCTTGTTCATCTGATTATGACTGGCTCTTCCATTGCTCAACCTCCTCAAACAATTGGGTGTAGTGTCTCTGTCAAG CATATTACTTATGGAAGTTCTACGAACTCATCAAATAATATCAGAGACGACTCGGATAGAGATTTTTTTGTTGAACTCTGGGATATTTCAGGACATGAAAGATACAAGGAGTGCCAATCTCTATTCTATTCTCAAATAAATG GTGTTGTGTTTGTTCATGATCTTTCTCAAAGAAGGACAAAGATTAGCTTGAACAAATGGGCAGCTGAAATTTCAGCAACTGGCACATTCTCGGCTCCTTTATCGTCAGGCGGTCCTGGTGGCCTTCCTGTTCCCTATATTGTTATTGGAAACAAGGCTGACATTTCTGCAAAAGAAGGTGCACGGGGTAGCAGTGGTAGTCTGGTTGATGTAGCTCGACAGTGGGTTGGGAGGCAGGGCTTGCAGGGCTTGCTTCCATCGAGTGAGGAGCTTCCTTTAGCTGAGAGCTTCCCTAGCAGCGGAGGCCTTCTAGCA TCTGCCAAGGAAGCCAGATATGACAAGGAAGCCCTGATGAAATTTTTCCGAATG TTGATCAGAAGGAGATACTTCCCGGATGAATTGTCTGGTTCAACCCCATGGTCTGCCCAAGTTAACCGAACTTTTTCAGGGCCTGGTGAGATTTCCAGCGACGAAGACCAGCAGTATAAGAATTCAAG CACGCTAGGCCAACCGTACAAGTATGATGGACTTCCTCCGCTTCCTGCTCAGCACAACTTGACACCACCTCCGACACTTTATCCTCAGCAGCCTATGTCGAAACCAGACAGTTACAACATCCCAAGATTTGCCTTGGCAAATTCCGAGGATATCGCTCGTACAAGATCGAGGCGTATGGATATTAATGTGTGA
- the LOC131021704 gene encoding small GTPase LIP1-like isoform X3 gives MFWRERMRENREENGGPPSGQVRVLVVGDSGVGKTSLVHLIMTGSSIAQPPQTIGCSVSVKHITYGSSTNSSNNIRDDSDRDFFVELWDISGHERYKECQSLFYSQINGVVFVHDLSQRRTKISLNKWAAEISATGTFSAPLSSGGPGGLPVPYIVIGNKADISAKEGARGSSGSLVDVARQWVGRQGLQGLLPSSEELPLAESFPSSGGLLASAKEARYDKEALMKFFRMLIRRRYFPDELSGSTPWSAQVNRTFSGPGEISSDEDQQYKNSSSTLGQPYKYDGLPPLPAQHNLTPPPTLYPQQPMSKPDSYNIPRFALANSEDIARTRSRRMDINV, from the exons atgttttGGAGGGAGAGGATGAGGGAGAACAGAGAAGAAAACGGTGGTCCTCCTAGCGGGCAGGTTAGAGTTCTAGTTGTTGGAGATTCAG GCGTGGGGAAAACTTCTCTTGTTCATCTGATTATGACTGGCTCTTCCATTGCTCAACCTCCTCAAACAATTGGGTGTAGTGTCTCTGTCAAG CATATTACTTATGGAAGTTCTACGAACTCATCAAATAATATCAGAGACGACTCGGATAGAGATTTTTTTGTTGAACTCTGGGATATTTCAGGACATGAAAGATACAAGGAGTGCCAATCTCTATTCTATTCTCAAATAAATG GTGTTGTGTTTGTTCATGATCTTTCTCAAAGAAGGACAAAGATTAGCTTGAACAAATGGGCAGCTGAAATTTCAGCAACTGGCACATTCTCGGCTCCTTTATCGTCAGGCGGTCCTGGTGGCCTTCCTGTTCCCTATATTGTTATTGGAAACAAGGCTGACATTTCTGCAAAAGAAGGTGCACGGGGTAGCAGTGGTAGTCTGGTTGATGTAGCTCGACAGTGGGTTGGGAGGCAGGGCTTGCAGGGCTTGCTTCCATCGAGTGAGGAGCTTCCTTTAGCTGAGAGCTTCCCTAGCAGCGGAGGCCTTCTAGCA TCTGCCAAGGAAGCCAGATATGACAAGGAAGCCCTGATGAAATTTTTCCGAATG TTGATCAGAAGGAGATACTTCCCGGATGAATTGTCTGGTTCAACCCCATGGTCTGCCCAAGTTAACCGAACTTTTTCAGGGCCTGGTGAGATTTCCAGCGACGAAGACCAGCAGTATAAGAATTCAAG TAGCACGCTAGGCCAACCGTACAAGTATGATGGACTTCCTCCGCTTCCTGCTCAGCACAACTTGACACCACCTCCGACACTTTATCCTCAGCAGCCTATGTCGAAACCAGACAGTTACAACATCCCAAGATTTGCCTTGGCAAATTCCGAGGATATCGCTCGTACAAGATCGAGGCGTATGGATATTAATGTGTGA
- the LOC131021704 gene encoding small GTPase LIP1-like isoform X2 — protein MFWRERMRENREENGGPPSGQVRVLVVGDSDFLIDQSIKIVIKIMRDRELQEGVGKTSLVHLIMTGSSIAQPPQTIGCSVSVKHITYGSSTNSSNNIRDDSDRDFFVELWDISGHERYKECQSLFYSQINGVVFVHDLSQRRTKISLNKWAAEISATGTFSAPLSSGGPGGLPVPYIVIGNKADISAKEGARGSSGSLVDVARQWVGRQGLQGLLPSSEELPLAESFPSSGGLLASAKEARYDKEALMKFFRMLIRRRYFPDELSGSTPWSAQVNRTFSGPGEISSDEDQQYKNSSSTLGQPYKYDGLPPLPAQHNLTPPPTLYPQQPMSKPDSYNIPRFALANSEDIARTRSRRMDINV, from the exons atgttttGGAGGGAGAGGATGAGGGAGAACAGAGAAGAAAACGGTGGTCCTCCTAGCGGGCAGGTTAGAGTTCTAGTTGTTGGAGATTCAG ATTTTTTGATCGATCAAAGCATTAAAATAGTGATCAAGATCATGCGAGATCGCGAATTGCAAGAAG GCGTGGGGAAAACTTCTCTTGTTCATCTGATTATGACTGGCTCTTCCATTGCTCAACCTCCTCAAACAATTGGGTGTAGTGTCTCTGTCAAG CATATTACTTATGGAAGTTCTACGAACTCATCAAATAATATCAGAGACGACTCGGATAGAGATTTTTTTGTTGAACTCTGGGATATTTCAGGACATGAAAGATACAAGGAGTGCCAATCTCTATTCTATTCTCAAATAAATG GTGTTGTGTTTGTTCATGATCTTTCTCAAAGAAGGACAAAGATTAGCTTGAACAAATGGGCAGCTGAAATTTCAGCAACTGGCACATTCTCGGCTCCTTTATCGTCAGGCGGTCCTGGTGGCCTTCCTGTTCCCTATATTGTTATTGGAAACAAGGCTGACATTTCTGCAAAAGAAGGTGCACGGGGTAGCAGTGGTAGTCTGGTTGATGTAGCTCGACAGTGGGTTGGGAGGCAGGGCTTGCAGGGCTTGCTTCCATCGAGTGAGGAGCTTCCTTTAGCTGAGAGCTTCCCTAGCAGCGGAGGCCTTCTAGCA TCTGCCAAGGAAGCCAGATATGACAAGGAAGCCCTGATGAAATTTTTCCGAATG TTGATCAGAAGGAGATACTTCCCGGATGAATTGTCTGGTTCAACCCCATGGTCTGCCCAAGTTAACCGAACTTTTTCAGGGCCTGGTGAGATTTCCAGCGACGAAGACCAGCAGTATAAGAATTCAAG TAGCACGCTAGGCCAACCGTACAAGTATGATGGACTTCCTCCGCTTCCTGCTCAGCACAACTTGACACCACCTCCGACACTTTATCCTCAGCAGCCTATGTCGAAACCAGACAGTTACAACATCCCAAGATTTGCCTTGGCAAATTCCGAGGATATCGCTCGTACAAGATCGAGGCGTATGGATATTAATGTGTGA
- the LOC131021706 gene encoding alkane hydroxylase MAH1-like yields MYLEIFLIIVSVCLWRIHRSILNWPLVGMLPSLLLNVGRIHEICTQVLQNCRRGTFHFRGPWFANMDILLTAHPANVHYIMTSNFQNFPKGPRFREMFDVLGDGIFTADSDSWRDQRRAAMALIAGPTFLRFLARVTHQKAEAALLPLLDAAAAVDNRVIDLQDLFQRLTFDTSCVLITGYDPGCLSPDLPHVPFAEAMDAAEESIFMRHVLPERVWKLQRWIRVGSERKLMRARKILDGVIGNLIASKRNNEGDDLLSSYMNMNQDSRFLRDTVLNLMIAGRDTTSSALTWLMWLVSTHPEVEERMRDEVRSAGGGGRRVFGVDEVKKMVYIHGAVLEALRLYPPVPFQHKEALESDILPSGHTVGPDVKVMFSLYAMGRMESIWGDDCLEFRPERWISGAGASIRHTPAYKFLAFNAGPRSCLGKEVALAQIKAVAATLIYNYRFRVAEGHRVEPNCSVILYMRHGLKVKVASRLSRR; encoded by the coding sequence ATGTATCTCGAAATTTTCCTGATAATTGTATCTGTGTGTTTGTGGAGAATTCACAGAAGCATCTTGAATTGGCCTCTGGTCGGAATGCTTCCGTCGCTCCTCCTCAACGTGGGCCGCATCCACGAAATTTGCACACAGGTCCTCCAAAATTGCAGGCGTGGAACCTTCCATTTCCGCGGGCCCTGGTTTGCAAATATGGACATTCTGCTCACTGCTCATCCCGCCAACGTGCACTACATCATGACATCAAACTTCCAGAACTTTCCAAAAGGCCCGAGATTCAGGGAGATGTTCGACGTTCTGGGAGACGGGATCTTCACCGCCGATTCCGATTCCTGGAGGGATCAGAGGAGGGCCGCCATGGCCCTCATCGCTGGCCCCACCTTCCTCCGCTTTCTGGCGAGGGTCACTCACCAGAAGGCGGAGGCGGCCCTGCTTCCGCTCCTCGATGCGGCCGCAGCGGTTGATAACCGAGTGATTGATTTGCAGGACTTGTTCCAGAGGCTCACGTTCGACACTAGTTGTGTATTGATCACCGGCTACGACCCCGGATGCCTGTCTCCGGATCTCCCTCACGTTCCTTTCGCGGAAGCCATGGATGCCGCCGAAGAGTCCATCTTCATGCGGCATGTTCTGCCGGAGAGGGTTTGGAAACTTCAGAGGTGGATCAGAGTCGGATCGGAGAGGAAGCTGATGCGAGCTCGCAAGATCCTCGACGGCGTAATCGGGAATCTCATCGCCTCGAAAAGGAATAATGAAGGTGACGATTTGCTGTCGTCTTATATGAATATGAATCAAGATTCGAGATTCTTGAGAGACACTGTGCTGAATCTAATGATTGCGGGGCGAGACACCACGAGCTCTGCGCTGACGTGGCTCATGTGGCTGGTCTCCACGCATCCTGAGGTGGAAGAAAGGATGAGGGACGAGGTGAGGTCGGCGGGGGGCGGCGGGAGGCGGGTTTTCGGCGTTGATgaggtgaagaagatggtgtACATTCATGGCGCGGTGTTGGAAGCGTTGAGGTTATATCCGCCAGTTCCGTTCCAACACAAGGAGGCCTTGGAATCGGATATTCTTCCGAGCGGGCATACGGTGGGGCCGGATGTGAAGGTGATGTTTTCATTGTATGCGATGGGGAGGATGGAATCGATATGGGGGGATGACTGTTTGGAGTTCAGGCCGGAGAGGTGGATCTCCGGCGCCGGCGCTTCCATCAGGCACACGCCGGCGTATAAGTTTCTGGCGTTCAATGCGGGTCCCAGGAGTTGCTTGGGGAAGGAGGTGGCGCTCGCGCAGATAAAGGCGGTGGCAGCCACCTTGATTTATAATTACCGGTTTCGGGTGGCGGAGGGCCACCGCGTAGAACCCAACTGTTCTGTGATACTGTACATGCGGCATGGGTTGAAGGTGAAGGTTGCAAGTAGATTGTCTCGTCGTTGA
- the LOC131021704 gene encoding small GTPase LIP1-like isoform X4, translating to MFWRERMRENREENGGPPSGQVRVLVVGDSGVGKTSLVHLIMTGSSIAQPPQTIGCSVSVKHITYGSSTNSSNNIRDDSDRDFFVELWDISGHERYKECQSLFYSQINGVVFVHDLSQRRTKISLNKWAAEISATGTFSAPLSSGGPGGLPVPYIVIGNKADISAKEGARGSSGSLVDVARQWVGRQGLQGLLPSSEELPLAESFPSSGGLLASAKEARYDKEALMKFFRMLIRRRYFPDELSGSTPWSAQVNRTFSGPGEISSDEDQQYKNSSTLGQPYKYDGLPPLPAQHNLTPPPTLYPQQPMSKPDSYNIPRFALANSEDIARTRSRRMDINV from the exons atgttttGGAGGGAGAGGATGAGGGAGAACAGAGAAGAAAACGGTGGTCCTCCTAGCGGGCAGGTTAGAGTTCTAGTTGTTGGAGATTCAG GCGTGGGGAAAACTTCTCTTGTTCATCTGATTATGACTGGCTCTTCCATTGCTCAACCTCCTCAAACAATTGGGTGTAGTGTCTCTGTCAAG CATATTACTTATGGAAGTTCTACGAACTCATCAAATAATATCAGAGACGACTCGGATAGAGATTTTTTTGTTGAACTCTGGGATATTTCAGGACATGAAAGATACAAGGAGTGCCAATCTCTATTCTATTCTCAAATAAATG GTGTTGTGTTTGTTCATGATCTTTCTCAAAGAAGGACAAAGATTAGCTTGAACAAATGGGCAGCTGAAATTTCAGCAACTGGCACATTCTCGGCTCCTTTATCGTCAGGCGGTCCTGGTGGCCTTCCTGTTCCCTATATTGTTATTGGAAACAAGGCTGACATTTCTGCAAAAGAAGGTGCACGGGGTAGCAGTGGTAGTCTGGTTGATGTAGCTCGACAGTGGGTTGGGAGGCAGGGCTTGCAGGGCTTGCTTCCATCGAGTGAGGAGCTTCCTTTAGCTGAGAGCTTCCCTAGCAGCGGAGGCCTTCTAGCA TCTGCCAAGGAAGCCAGATATGACAAGGAAGCCCTGATGAAATTTTTCCGAATG TTGATCAGAAGGAGATACTTCCCGGATGAATTGTCTGGTTCAACCCCATGGTCTGCCCAAGTTAACCGAACTTTTTCAGGGCCTGGTGAGATTTCCAGCGACGAAGACCAGCAGTATAAGAATTCAAG CACGCTAGGCCAACCGTACAAGTATGATGGACTTCCTCCGCTTCCTGCTCAGCACAACTTGACACCACCTCCGACACTTTATCCTCAGCAGCCTATGTCGAAACCAGACAGTTACAACATCCCAAGATTTGCCTTGGCAAATTCCGAGGATATCGCTCGTACAAGATCGAGGCGTATGGATATTAATGTGTGA